The bacterium genome includes the window CCCGCCAAAATCATTGTGATTCAAAGCGCCATGCCGCCGGCCATCTATGCGGTCATTACCGCCAATATTTTTAACCTGGACCGTGATTTAGTCAATGCACTTTGGTTTTCCACCACGCTTATGCTCATCCCGGTTGCGGCAGGTTTATTTTTTATTTTTCACTGACCGCTATTCCCGGTTTTTACATTTTTTTTACATTTTTCTCTTCAAACCGGAGCTATGATTAAATAGTGATACCCATATATAATATGGTATCATACGCGTCCAAATTGAAGAATCAGTGGGCAATTCAATGACCGTGAACAACTTTTATTTAAGCAGCAATGATATGATATATATAACATGGAGAAATCATGACATCGTTGAAACTGTCGCGTATTATTTTGGTCTGTGTCTTTTTCTTTGTCTCTCTCCTGGCAGGCTATGTCCTTTTTCAATACTATGATCACCTGTGCAAGGCAAAGCGGCTGCATTTTTTTGAATACAACCAATCCATACTGGAAAAGCTGAGCACCCGGACCCAACAAACTTGGCACCAAAACATCTTAGACCTGATTTCCTACTCACAACGTATTATGGATAATTCGAGTTCGCACATTTCCAAGGCACTAAAAGTGGTGGTTGAATCCCAAGACAGCATCCATCAGGCATTTTATATTGATGAAAAAATGATTTATCTGCCGCAATGGAAAAAATTCCGAATTTCCCGGCTTCAGGAAAGTCAGATTTTCGATTTCCTGGAAAATCCGGATTTTAAAAAAGCTGAAATTTTTGAGTATCAGTATGAAAATTATACCGAAGCAATTAAACTCTATGAACATTTCTGGTTGGAAAATCCGGATAATTTCAGTGCTGCGAATGGTCTGGCCCGTTGCTTGTATAAAACCAAATCTTATACCCGTTCTGAAAAAATATACCGTCAAATTTTCACCCAAAATCCAACCATAAAATCACAAAACAAAACACCCCTGGCTATTATTGCAGGATTTCAGTTGCTCAACATCTATCAGGCCCAGACAAATACGGTTGCAGCCTTTGCCTTTGGACAGCACTTGTATAACGACCTACTGGATGAAAAATGGGGGTTTCCCCAGCACAAAACCGATTTTTTCAAACAAAAAGCACTTGCTTCCCTGTCGCCTTTTTTTCGGGAGGGAAAACCACCCCGCTCCTTCCGCCGCATACTGGCGCGCGAAAAGCAGCTCAATCAGGTTAAAAGTGATGTACGCTTTATTTCCAATCGGGTGATTCCTTTCATTGAAGGCAGCATTATTGAAAACTATAAAATTTATTTTTTGTCATCACAAAAACACCCGACTCATTTTTTATTGATTATTCCGCACCAACATAACCATATTGTTCTGGACATTGATTACGCCGCCTATGTCAAAAAAAATCTTATCACACCCCTAAAAGTTCTGGCAAAGGACCATGCGGTGGGTATGCGTCTCCACTTCAATCAGACCCAAACTGTGCTGGCCGAAATCCCCCGGGGCACATCCGCCGGGTATCCGATTTCCGCCCGTTTCCCGGACCTGCGGCTTGAAATCGTTCTCCCGGTCCTTCCCCAAATACGTTTGGAAGATTATCTGATGAAATTGAAACTCTATTTTGGAGCCGGATTTTCTCTCTTCATAGCGGTTTTACTCCTCATTTATTTTGTGTTGGATAAACAAATACAGCTTGCCGATCTAAAATCAGATTTCGTCTCCCATGTCTCGCATGAATTAAAAACGCCCTTGACCTCTTTGCGCATGTTTTCCGAATTACTCCAGAAAAACCCGCGCTTACCGGTAAAAAAGCGAAATCAATATTATGAAATCATGAACCAAGAATCAGTCCGGCTTTCCCGCCTGATTGAAAACCTGTTGGATATTTCACGCATCGAGAGAAAAAAAAACCAGTATACCTTTCATCCGGAAAAGCTGGATACTATTCTCAAATTCGCGGTCGAGGTCTTTCATTATGCCTCAGACGACTTCTCCCAGCAGCTTAAAACGGATTTCAAGTGCGGGCACACGCTGTTTTTGGACAAGGATGCCGTCATCCAGCTGGTACTTAACATTCTCGATAATTCCCGGAAATTTTCCCCCAAACAAAGTACCATTTGGCTGCGCAGTCGTCTGCTGGAACATCATGCCCTGATTGAAATCGAGGACCAAGGTCTGGGTATGTCCAAAAAAGAAATCCGCAAAATTTTCCGGATGTTCTATCAAATAAAAAAATCCTATGAGAATAAATTCAAGGGTGTCGGACTTGGTCTGGCAATTGTAAAAAATATTGCCCAAGCCCATAAAGCGGATGTCCACATCGAAAGTGTAAAAGACAAAGGCACGATCATCCGGGTCTG containing:
- a CDS encoding sensor histidine kinase, with translation MTSLKLSRIILVCVFFFVSLLAGYVLFQYYDHLCKAKRLHFFEYNQSILEKLSTRTQQTWHQNILDLISYSQRIMDNSSSHISKALKVVVESQDSIHQAFYIDEKMIYLPQWKKFRISRLQESQIFDFLENPDFKKAEIFEYQYENYTEAIKLYEHFWLENPDNFSAANGLARCLYKTKSYTRSEKIYRQIFTQNPTIKSQNKTPLAIIAGFQLLNIYQAQTNTVAAFAFGQHLYNDLLDEKWGFPQHKTDFFKQKALASLSPFFREGKPPRSFRRILAREKQLNQVKSDVRFISNRVIPFIEGSIIENYKIYFLSSQKHPTHFLLIIPHQHNHIVLDIDYAAYVKKNLITPLKVLAKDHAVGMRLHFNQTQTVLAEIPRGTSAGYPISARFPDLRLEIVLPVLPQIRLEDYLMKLKLYFGAGFSLFIAVLLLIYFVLDKQIQLADLKSDFVSHVSHELKTPLTSLRMFSELLQKNPRLPVKKRNQYYEIMNQESVRLSRLIENLLDISRIERKKNQYTFHPEKLDTILKFAVEVFHYASDDFSQQLKTDFKCGHTLFLDKDAVIQLVLNILDNSRKFSPKQSTIWLRSRLLEHHALIEIEDQGLGMSKKEIRKIFRMFYQIKKSYENKFKGVGLGLAIVKNIAQAHKADVHIESVKDKGTIIRVCFPLEPERKPEAVRLKKSKNPDFSKE